The sequence below is a genomic window from Oreochromis niloticus isolate F11D_XX linkage group LG3, O_niloticus_UMD_NMBU, whole genome shotgun sequence.
GAAATGTACGGTACAACAGACGCTGTAACAGGGCAACAACttttcatttgatttaattACGTCACTGCTTTCTAAAGtcaaatttaaaatctgttGGGCTCCTCGTTCCATTACTTATTTTAAGCTAAGAGCAGTAATGTGCCAGTACTTACTGAGGCTGCAGAAAATCAAAGCTGTTATCAAGACAAAGTTCCTCATTGTGTGTTTAATCCTGTCGCTGCTCAGACAGTTAGTGAACCACACAGCTTTTATAAAGGGGTTTAGAGGGGCGGGGTGATTTAGTTTGTCATCTTGCCAATGAACTACAAAGGCAATGCAGTGCATTTACATATGTTTTAGCATTGGCTAATATCAAACAACATTAATgtagtttgtttatttatttgtttatttcttattttgtgCTAGGATATTCACACTCCTAGGATCCAGTGTTATATCTGTTTTTTGATCAAGTATCCTattttatggtaaatggtaaatggcctgtatttatatagcgcttttatggtccctaaggaccccaaagcgctttacatatccagtcattcacccattcacgcacacattcacacactggtgatggcaagctacattgtagccacagccaccctggggcgcactgacagagtcCCAGAGTCCCTTAAGATCTGATGCAGCatataaaggaaaacaaaaatgggGATCAatagtgtttttaaaatttaatataCTTTTCACATATGTTTGCCTTCATTAGACCTAAGTTAAAGCTAATTTTATATATCCCAAATTTGTGAAATTATTTAAAGCTGTTTAACCCCGTAGTTGTTTTCCCATACTTTCTGTCAGCTTTTGCAATCAGAATTATGCAAATAACCCTGCAAAGGTGACAGACGATGCATgcaaatcacatgaccaatttaagatgaTATAGCAGCAAGATCCACCCTTGATAAGTCTTCATTTCAACTTTTGTTGAAAGTGCAGACTTCAAACTACCAAGTAATGAAggccaaataaaaacaaagttatGACAAAAAATTTACATCATACTTTGTCTCAATATTATCATCATTTGGTAGAAGAACCACAATTGACCAGTACAGCATCCGCGTCACTGCAGCCGTAGCATCTATCTGTCTGTTGATTTCCCCCTCCCCTCTCCCCTCACTTGTGGACCAGATCCAGAGACATCATCCACTTGGGGCAACAGCTCATCTCTAATGAGTGTGCACTCAACGCTTTTCCGGTTGAGGACCATGGTATCAGACTTGGAGATGCTGATTCTTATTCCCACCATTTCACACTCGGCTGTGAACTGCTGCAGTGGGAGATGGAGGCCACCACCTGCTGaaaccaacagaaccacataatctgcaaaaagcagaaacaaGAATCTGAAACTACCCAAGTAGAATCCTTTTGCCACTTGgctacgcctagaaattctgtccatagaaaatatgacaaaaatcagtgacaaagggcagtCCTGGCAGTCCAGGAACAAGTCTGCATCACTACTGACACTGTTCTCCTGCTAAGCCACCTGTGGCTCTGTtgtcaccattctcctgtcaagCCAACCGAAGCTTCCTGTTTCTGATGATGGTGACTTGCTAAACCTGGAGATCAGGCCTCAGAGGCCTCAGCCTCGGAATGCTGCTCTGTGGCCTGCAGACCACTTGAACTGgcttaacaataataataataataataataataataataataataataataatacattttatttgtaagcgcctttcaaaacactcaaggtcgctgtacacagtagagtaaaaaagcaacataaaagcgaagagtttacacaatcataagacagaaacaaatttaaaatagccaaatggagaggttatgtgggataagctattttgaacaagtgggttttgagttggcacttaaagagagagaaggtagagatatttcttaaatcaggaggtagggaattccagagtcgaggagcagagcagctgaaagccctgctccccatggtgacaagacggggggaggggacggagagtgaaagggaaaaagaagatCTGAGACAACGAGATGGGGTGGTGATGTTAACCAgatcagagagagagatgatgaatagCTTTAAAAGCGTACAAaagtattttgaaattgatacgatACTTGACcgggagccaatgaagctgctgcagaacaGGAGTGATGTGGTGGATAGAAGGGGTCCTGGTGATGATACGGGCAGCAGAATTCTGGATGCGTTAAAGCttgtggatggatttttgagtaagaccaaaaagaagtgaattacaataatcaatccgGGAAGTAACAAGGCTATGGACAAGAATGGCAGTGGCATGTGAGGTGAGAAAAGGACGGAGACGATTAATGTTGCGCAATTGAAAATATGCAGACCGAGTGACATTATTAATGTGTGAGTTGAAAGATAGAGTACTGTCGAGGATGACACCAAAGCttttcacagaggaagaaatgGAGACCGGCGAGTTATTGATAGTAATAGAGAAACTGTTGGTTCTGGATAATGTTGATTTAGTGCCTACTAAGAGGAGctcggatttattactattgagTTTAAGAAAATTAGAAGAGAACCATGAATTTAGTTCAGCTAAGCAGAGGGTGAGGGAGGATGGGGGAAGAGCAGAATCGGGTTTAGTGGACagataaagctgggtgtcatcggcataacagtgaaaatggATATTGTATTTACGGAAAATATGTCCAAGCGGTAGAAGGTAGATAATGAAAAGAAGGGGCCCCAGGACAGATCCCTGGGGCACGCCAGTGGTCAGAGGAAACGGCTGAGAAGTAAAGGATTTGAGTTGAATGAACTGAGTGCGATCAGAcaggtatgatttaaaccaggctAGTGGAGTATGGGAGAGACCGATGGAGGCTAGCCTACTGAGAAGAATGGAGTGAGAAATAGTGTCAAAGGCAGCGCTCAGATCAAGGAGGATAAGAATGGAAAGTAAACCGGAGTCAgctgccataagaagatcattggtTATTTTTATAAGTGCTGTTTCAGTACTATGGGAGGGgcgaaaaccagactggaactgTTCATACAGATTATTATTAGTTAAATGTGAGTGGAGTTGTGTGGCAACTATTTtctcaagaatttttgaaagaAATGGTAGATTGGAGATAGGCCGAAAATTCTCAAAATTATTGGGATCTAgaccagttttttttaatattgggGTGATGGCAGCAATTTTGAGGGAAGCAGGAACAGTTCCAGTGGTAAGTGAAGAGCAGATGATAGAAGATATGAGGGGAAGCAAAGAAGGTAGACATGCCTTAACCAAAactgtaggaatggggtctagcTGACAAGCAGAAGGTTTTGACTTACAGATGAAATCTGAAATATCAGTAATCGAGGGGAGCtggaaagcagaaaaacagtgtgATGGGAGAGGAATTACACAGGAGGAGCTAAATGGAACATCGGAAACCAGGTCTTGGTGTATTTTGTGAATTTTCTCgatgaaaaataacattaaagaaTCACAGAAAGAAGACGAGTAAAGGTGAGTAGGTAAAAAATCTGGTGACCTGAAAGAAGAGTTGAACAGTGAAAACAATATCTTGGTTGAGTCATCTTTTGAACAGATAATGGTGGAGTAGTAAGCAGATTTTGTTTGATTAATACACTCCTTATAATACATGAtatgattattaaacatttcctTGTGGATATTCAGACCAGTTTTCTTATAGAGGCGTTCAAGTCGACGTCCTTTTGCTTTCAGGAGCCTGAGTTCAGCTGTGAACCAGGgtgcttctgttttttgttttttttttactcctgttTCAGATTGTCTTTGTTCCGTTCTTAATCTAACAAATGTACctctggaagaatggtcaaaacTTCCCATAAATACACACCTAAACCTTGTAAAAAGCCTTCCCTGAAGAGCTGAAGCTGTTATAGGTGCAAAGGGTGGGCTGGCATCACATTAGAGTGACAGCCAGTTAAGGCTTTGTCAGAAGAGGAAGGAGGGGTATTGCTGACTCTGGCATGGCAGATTTTAATAACAAAGAAAGAgcgtaaaaagaaagaaagattgaaaaaacaaaagaaacagttCTTTCAGAAATAAAAAGTTTGGACCAGTTGGATGGCATACTATACACAGTATATAGATTACCAGTCAAATGTTTGGACAtgccttctcatttaatggtttttctttatttttacttcttttctacattgtagatacaaactgaagacatcaaatatatgaaacaAGAAATttggaattatgtagcaaagaaacaATTGATAaataactaataaataaataaatatgtcttATACTTTAGATTCCTGAAAGTAGCCACCTTTTGGAAACCCTTGGtcttctctcaatgagcttcatgatgtagtcagcTGAAATagttttctcttcttctgttgAGCAAAaatcaggttggtacacagctgacagcactatttgacaactgttagaattcatattatagcaagaaccaatcagctgagTAAAAGAAAAACGACAGTCCATTTAAGACCTGAAGGTCAGTTGGTCCAGAAAATTGCAAATTGTAAATGTGTGCAGTTGCAAAAACCATCAACTACTCCTAAAAACTGTTGCAAGACCTCAACTATGTCCAACAGTCACTGTTTATTGAATCTGATTTTTGGGTTCAGCCAGCCCCACGCTATGACAGATGTCCAATAATGTCTAGTAGTGCCAGATGGATCACATACATTGGGATATAAGGACAAAACTGAAAGAGCAGTTTAACACACTGATCTCCCATAGAAGCCTGGATGTGCAGTAGAGGCTGACAATCATGCAGCAGAAATGCCATCACACCACCAGCAGGAAAACcaacaacagaacaaaaacaacaacaaagtcaaACCCGTGTCTTTCACCCAACAGAGCAAACAGGCAGAGAGGTTTTCATTACTCTGTCAATTATTGCATAAAAATTTAACTAAAAGTGTAAAAGAGTGCAAATTCTTCTACTGTAAAAATTAATTTGACTCCCTGTAAAAAAGGAACTGTACAGtgttcttcctctttttaataaaaattcaAGTAGAGCACAGGAAATATGTGGCACTCTGCCCTAAACATTTAGGATAAAGTAtggcagtgagagagagagacagtgaaGAGTTACAGGATCTCTGCTGTTCTGATGTTATCAAAATGTCACAGTgctgtctcttcctgttaaaatgtatttctattctcCCACAACAGAGCATTAGACTCTCCCCAAAAGAAAGTTTCACAATCGGTGTAAGACCATTGACTTCTCCTTTATCAACATACTTTAAGTGTAGTGTTTTTCCTCTCCAACAAAAGGTGGACAAATAAAAAAGACAATGACACAAAAGTAAAGATACAAACACAACTTGAAtgcaaattttatttgttttattttttgccatatcctccacaaaacaaaaccttaTCTGCAGGTTATCACAAAGCACGAGTCTATCTGGTGGCAGCGTACACAACATGTGGCtgcagctctctctgtgtcacaggCCTTCGGTTTCTTTGGACTTTTTTCTGGAAGTTCAGAGCTGCGTAGTTCAGATCGTCTGAGCTCATATTCTGAAAACCAGAATATTTACACAGCTGAGATTGCTACATATATATCATACATTTGCTGATATGTGGGTTAAACCAAAAATGATTTTacataaaatgtgattttaagAGTTTAATGCTAAAACACCTAATCTATACTGGAAGAACACCTGTGCTGTTCAGTGTTAAACACAATTCAATTAGATtatacaggaaaaaaagagtttaGCTTCAGTAACAAAAGCCGGAGAATGGAACCAATGTGGCTATCTATGTAGGTAAAGCTgtcttttacaaaaaaaaaaacattttcagagaagaaaacaaaaatcttcAGAAGAAGGAAACATGTAATTCTACAGTCACCATGGCCTTGACAAACTCTTAGACACTTCTCTTTCCAACATTAATATATCAGGACATATTGGTTGCACATTCtgagtaaaaagaaaacaagagtaacaacaaaaaaataaataaacatttaccTTGTTGCTTTTTGGTTCTTGTTCTGCCACTAAATACCAAATAAAAAACTGTCATTAGTTCATTATTACCAGCGCACAAGAGGAGGTACAAGATTTATCTGCCAAAAGGAGGTGAAACAAATTAAAGCCATATGTACCTTTTTGAAGTTTCCAGATTTTTAGAACCAGAATAATAACCACTATAGTGAGTAAACCAGCCAGACCACCCAGGATGGTGCTTATCGGGTCTGTCATTCTCTCAGACTCTTctgcaaaaaacaaatcaaaacaaaaacccatCAGTCCACTTCAGTCAGATTGATTGAAACATAATATTGATATTAACTATGAGCACAATGAAAAGCTAAATTTTAGAAGCcataaaatattttactttcaGTCTTAAAATCCTCTTCTTCATTGGTTTCACCGCCTGTAAAGAAACATGGCTATTATAATATTTTGTGATTTCCTTTTTGTCTGTGAGCTGATTTTGGATTACGTATGAACATAAAACTAACCTGGAAGACGAAAGTCCTCCCTACAAGCTTACCTTGAATTCTTAACTCGACTGCATTGGAAATGACCGTATGCTTATTCACATAAAATCCACAGAAATACAGCCCGACATCAGATAAATCCACTTGTGTGATTTTAAGAAACACAGAGGTGTTGTTGGAACTCATATTGAATTTTCCATTTCGAAATCCGTTACAGAAAGAAGCTTGGCCGTGAGACCCAAACAGGGAGGAGATACAGCTAGTTTTAGTCATGTTGACCACTCTGAACCACTCTGTATGTGTTGGACTTGTGGAAATGTTGGAGCACTGCAGTGTGACGTCTTCATCAGGCTGGGCCGTCACAATGTGAACCCCAGAGCCAGAGACAAAGGTCCATCCTGAAtcaaacaacaaagacaaaatgagATTCAGCTTGAAATGTACGGTACAACAGACGCTGTAACAGGGCAACAACttttcatttgatttaattACGTCACTGCTTTCTAAAGTCAAATTTAAATTCTGTTGGGCTCCTCGTTCCATTACTTATTTTAAGCTGAGAGCAGTAATGTGACAGTACTTACTGAGGCTGCAGAAAATCAAAGCTGTTATCAAGTCAAAGTTCCTCATTGTGTGTTTAATCCTGTCACTGCTCGGACAGTTAGTGAACCACACAGCTTTTATAAAGGGGTTTAGAGGGGCGGGGTGATTTAGTTTGTCATCTTGCCAATGAACTACAAAGGCAATGCAGTGCATTTACATATGTTTTAGCATTGGCTAATATCAAACAACATTAAtgtagtttatttatttgtttatttcttattttgtgCTAGGATATTCACACTCCTAGGGTCCAGTGTTATATCTGTTTTTTGATCAAGTATCCTATTTTAGTCCCTTAAGATCTGGTGCAGCataaggaaaacaaaaatgggGATAAatagtgtttttaaaatttaatataCGTTTCACATATGATGTTTGCATTCATTAGACCTAAGTTAAAGCTAATTTTATATATCCCAAATTTGTGAAATTATTTAAAGCTGTTTAACCCTGTAGTTGTTTTCCCATACTTTCTGTCAGCTTTTGCAATCAGAATTATGATATTAACCCTGCAAAGTTGACAGACGATGCATgcaaatcacatgaccaatttaagatgaTATAGCATCAAGATCCACCCTTGATAAGTCTTCATTTCAAGTTTTGTTGAAAGTGCAGACTTCAAGCTACCAAGTAATAAAggccaaataaaaacaaagttatGACAAAAAATTTACACCATACTTTGTCTCAATACTATCATCATTTggtacaagaaaaaaataaaccaaaaagcATTTTCTAAGAAACATGACTTAGTTTATGACCTTAAAGACGTAGGGACGTAGATGGaccagtaaattgagagctCGCTTTTCACCACAATTGACCAGTACAGCATCCGCGTCACTGCAGCCGTAGCACCTATCTGTCTGTTGATTTCCCCCTCCCCTCTCCCCTCACTTGTGGACCAGATCCAGAGACATCATCCACTTGGGGCAACAGCTCATCTCTAATGAGTGTGCGCTCAACCCTTTTCCGGTTGAGGACCATGGCATCAGACTTGGAGATGCTGATTCTTATTCCCACCATTTCACACTCGGCTGTGAACTGCTGCAGTGGGAGATGGAGGCCACCACCTGCTGaaaccaacagaaccacatAATCTGCGAAAAGCAGAAACAAGATTCTGAAACTACCCAAGTAGAATCCTTCTGCCACTTGGctatgcctagaaattctgtccataaaaaatatgacaaaaatcagtgacaaagggcagtCCTGGGAGTCCAGGAACAAGTCTACATCACCACTGACACTGTTTTCCTGCTAAGCCACCTGTGGCTCTGTtgtcaccattctcctgtcaagCCAACCAAAGCTTCCTGTTTCTGATGATGGTGACTTGCTAAACCTGGAGATCAGGCCTCAGAGGCCTCAGCCTGTGAATGCTGCTCTGTGGCCTGCAGACCACTTGAACTGCCTTTGGGTTTTTTGGACTTTTGTGCTTCAGATTGTCTTTGTTCCGTTCTTAATCTAACACATGTACTTCTAGAAGAAGGGTCAAAACGTCCCATAAATACACACCTAAACCTTGTaaaaagccttcccagaagagctGAAGCTGTTATAGGTGCAAAGGGTGGGCCGGCATCACATTAGAGTGACAGCCAGCTAAGGCTTTGTCAGAAGAGGAAGGAGGAGTAATGCTGACTCTGGCATGGTGGATTTTAATAACAAAGAAAGagtgtaaaaagaaagaaagactgaaaaaacaaaagaaacacttCTTTCAGAAATAAAAAGTTTGGACCAGTTGGATGGCATACTATACACAG
It includes:
- the LOC102077922 gene encoding uncharacterized protein LOC102077922, which produces MRNFDLITALIFCSLRWTFVSGSGVHIVTAQPDEDVTLQCSNISTSPTHTEWFRVVNMTKTSCISSLFGSHGQASFCNGFRNGKFNMSSNNTSVFLKITQVDLSDVGLYFCGFYVNKHTVISNAVELRIQGGETNEEEDFKTEKESERMTDPISTILGGLAGLLTIVVIILVLKIWKLQKVAEQEPKSNKNMSSDDLNYAALNFQKKVQRNRRPVTQRELQPHVVYAATR